One part of the Sarcophilus harrisii chromosome 5, mSarHar1.11, whole genome shotgun sequence genome encodes these proteins:
- the LOC100919708 gene encoding olfactory receptor 6V1, with the protein MTLTWNMANLSHPSEFILLGFSTLGELQVVLYGPFLVLYLLAFVGNAIIIVMVLVDAHLHTPMYFFLGNFALLEIFVTMTAVPKMLSDLLVPTKTISFTSSMVQFYFYFSFGSTSFLILADMAMDRFVAICHPLRYGTFMSWEVCIRLAEAAWAAPFLAMVPTVLSRVQLSYCHGNIINHFFCDNAPLLQLACSDTSLLEFWDFMLSLAFVLSSFLVTLVSYGYIVTTVLRIPSASGRQKAFSTCSSHLTLVFIGYSSTIFVYVRPSKAHSVELNKMVVLVTSILTPVLNPFILTFRNETVKTVIRGQIQRLKSLKNSA; encoded by the coding sequence ATGACCCTCACCTGGAATATGGCAAATCTAAGCCACCCATCCGAATTTATCCTGTTGGGTTTCTCAACCTTAGGTGAACTGCAGGTGGTGCTCTATGGACCCTTCCTGGTACTTTATCTTTTGGCCTTTGTGGGAAATGCCATCATTATTGTTATGGTCCTAGTTGATGCCCACCTCCACACCCCCATGTACTTCTTCCTGGGAAATTTTGCCTTACTGGAGATCTTTGTCACCATGACTGCAGTGCCAAAGATGCTCTCAGACCTCCTTGTTCCCACCAAGACAATTTCTTTTACCTCCTCCATGGTCCAATTCTACTTCTACTTCTCCTTCGGTTCTACTTCCTTCCTCATTCTGGCAGACATGGCTATGGACCGCTTTGTGGCCATTTGCCACCCGCTACGCTATGGCACCTTTATGAGCTGGGAAGTATGCATCCGTCTGGCAGAGGCAGCCTGGGCAGCACCCTTCCTGGCCATGGTGCCCACTGTTCTCTCCCGGGTGCAGCTCTCCTACTGCCATGGCAACATCATTAACCACTTCTTCTGTGACAATGCCCCACTGCTACAACTGGCCTGCTCAGACACATCCCTCCTAGAGTTCTGGGACTTCATGCTTTCTTTGGCCTTTGTCCTAAGCTCTTTCCTGGTGACACTTGTCTCCTATGGCTATATCGTGACCACCGTGTTGCGTATTCCTTCTGCAAGCGGCCGCCAAAAAGCCTTCTCTACCTGTAGTTCCCACCTCACTCTAGTCTTCATTGGCTACAGCAGCACAATCTTTGTCTATGTTAGACCCAGCAAGGCTCACTCTGTAGAACTCAATAAGATGGTGGTCTTAGTCACTTCCATCCTGACCCCTGTTCTCAATCCCTTCATTCTCACTTTCCGAAATGAAACAGTGAAGACCGTTATCCGAGGACAGATTCAGAGGCTAAAGAGTCTAAAGAATTCAGCATGA
- the LOC105750826 gene encoding olfactory receptor 6V1-like codes for MMNNHTMVRNFVLWGFSHLQEFQVLLFLFILLVYVLIILGNLSIITITYLDSRLHSPMYFFLCNFSLMEMLVTSTVVPRLLADLLSTHKTISLAECLTQSFFYFSLGSTDFLILTAMAFDRYIAICRPLHYPTIMSNQVCIRLVVACWVVGFFSIISPTIQKSRLWFCGPNVIDHFFCDSAPLLKLSCSETHHIERMDFFLSLLFVLTTLLLILISYIFIMASVLRISSSSGRQKAFSTCASHLTVVVLGYGSSIFIYVRPSKGHSTDFNKVVALLTSVVTPFLNPFIFTFRNDKVKEVIEDIVKKILSRDSGALR; via the coding sequence ATGATGAATAATCATACTATGGTCAGGAACTTTGTGCTCTGGGGTTTTTCTCATCTCCAAGAATTCCAGGTCCTTctcttcctatttatcctgttgGTGTATGTGCTGATCATCCTGGGGAACCTGTCTATCATCACAATCACTTACCTTGATTCTCGCCTCCACTCACCCATGTACTTTTTCCTTTGCAACTTTTCCCTCATGGAGATGCTTGTCACTTCCACTGTTGTGCCCAGGCTGCTGGCCGATCTGCTGTCCACACACAAAACCATCTCCCTGGCTGAATGCCTGACCCAATCCTTCTTCTACTTTTCCCTGGGTTCTACTGATTTCCTCATTCTCACTGCCATGGCCTTTGACCGTTACATTGCAATCTGCCGCCCCTTGCATTACCCAACTATCATGAGCAACCAAGTTTGCATTAGGCTGGTGGTAGCATGCTGGGTGGTGGGTTTCTTCTCAATCATTTCCCCCACCATCCAAAAAAGCCGGCTCTGGTTCTGTGGCCCCAATGTCATTGACCATTTCTTTTGTGACTCTGCCCCACTTCTCAAACTCTCGTGTTCAGAGACCCACCACATTGAACGCATggacttcttcctttctcttctctttgtattGACCACCCTGCTGCTAATTTTGATCTCCTACATCTTCATTATGGCTTCTGTGCTGCGTATCTCCTCTTCCTCTGGTCGTCAGAAAGCCTTCTCCACCTGTGCCTCCCACCTCACTGTGGTGGTTCTTGGCTATGGCAGTTCCATCTTCATCTATGTGAGACCTAGTAAGGGCCACTCTACAGACTTCAACAAGGTGGTGGCCCTATTGACATCTGTGGTGACCCCCTTCCTCAATCCCTTCATCTTCACCTTTAGGAATGATAAGGTCAAGGAAGTCATCGAGGACATTGTCAAAAAGATACTCTCCAGAGATTCAGGGGCCCTCAGATAA